Part of the Blastocatellia bacterium genome is shown below.
AGCTTATCAAGAAGCCTTATCTGCTTGTGATAAAGCTTTAATTGCCAATCCAGAAAGCGCAACTGCATATCGAAAAAAATCCCGCGTTTTTTGGCGACGTGGTGAAGAAATCATAAGCACAAATCAAGATCCAACAGAATATTTAGACAAAGCTATTGAAATGGGCCAAAAGGCTATTTTCTATAATGATAAAGATATTTATGCTTATAATAACTTAGGTAATGCATATTTAAAGAAGGCTACTTACCAACAAAAAATAGATTTAGATCCAGAAGAAAACTTAAGTTTAGCGGCAGAAAACTATCTTAAAGCAATTGAATTAAACCCTAATTTTGCTTTTACTTATAATGGTTTAGGGCTTGTTTATTGGCGTAGAGGTGCTTACTTAATTGAAAATGATAAAGATGGATGTCCTTTTGGATAAAGCAATTGAAAGTTACCAAAAATCTATTGCACTAAGTCCAAACTTTCCTGCTTATAATAATATTGGTCTAGCGGCCTGGGCCAAAGGTAATTATGAAATTGAACATAAAATAGACCCTATAAAATCTTATGATTTTTCAATTGAAAACTTACAAACTGCTATTAAACTTAACCCTAGGTATCCTGCTATTTATGATTCTTTAGCACTTAGTTATACTACCAAAGGAAATATCCTACTAAATAGAAATTTAGATCCTCTAAAGTTATTTGATCTAGCAATTGAGTGTAGTCAAAAAGCGATAAGCATGGATCTGGACGGAGTAGAACCTTATTACAATTTAGGTGTTACTTACAACAAAAAAGCTCTTTATTATTTGATGCAAAATCGTGATCCACAGGAATTTCTAAACTCTGCTAGAGAGGTATTAAAAACAGCTAATAAAATAGATTCTGATGATGCAGAAATTTACTTAGAACAAATTTATTCAGAAACTTTGGCAGCGCGTTGGCAAATATTACAAAATCAAGATCCAAGTAAATTTATTAACCAAGCTAGAACTATTTTAAGAAAACTTTCTAGTGAACCAAGTTCTGATTTTTACAAATCTATGTCAGAAACTTACTTATGGCAAGCAGATTGGCAAATGAAAAATAATAATAAAGCTGTAGAAACTATTAATATGGCAATAATGCTAATCAACAAAAGTTTAGAAATTGAACCTGAAAAGGCAGAATTTTTGGCTATAAATGGACATTTAGCTTTGCTTAAAGCCAAAGAGGAAAAAGATAAAACTAGAGACTTAGCAAAAGAAGCTGAAAAAATGTTAGAAAAAGCTATAGCAAAAGATTTGTTATTAAAATATTACGAGCCTCTTTTGATAGAAGCTCGTAACTTACAAAAATAGATAATGGCTAAATCTTACTTAGGGTTTTAAGCAAGGTTGAACATCCATAAAAAGTTTTATTAAATCTGTTTCCAATTGACTTGTATCAGCAATAGTTGCAAGTGATGTTAATAAACTATTTTGAATAATGGTTAGTTGAGTATTATTAATACCTGCAACTAAAACTAAATTGTAGAAACTAGCAACTAGGTTTTCTTTTTCTAAAGGGTCTATTTTTCCATCATCTATAACAATACTTAAATCATCAATAAATTTCTGCAATGTTTTTTGTCCAAATGGATTTAGATCCTGAGATATTAATTTCAAATCTTGAATAAACATTTGCAAAGCATTCTTAAAATTATTTGGGCTAGTTTGTGTAGAAATACTAGAAAGAGTAGTAAAAATATTTTTTACATCTATTAAACCTTTTGAGCCACAATCTGAAGATGCTAAAGCTGTCACCATTGTACAATTAGTTTTTGCAACATCAGTGCTAGTAGTTGAAATAGGTGAGTCTATTTTTTTTACAGTGTTTTGAATTGCCATATTAGTCAAATTCAATATACCATCACGTGGTTTACCTTTTGGTTTTTCTCCTATTTTGATGGCTAAATCTTTACCAAATAAATCTAAAATATTATTAGGGCCAGATAAGTTTATTTCTATATTTGCAGGAAGTAACTTGGCGGCAATAGCAGGATTTTGTAAGCAGGGAAGATTGGCTAAGATTCTATTAGGGTCAAATTCTACCTTTCCATCACCAATAATTAACTCTCCACTAGGAGCAACTTCCACTTGAGTAGTAAAAATTACATCAACAGCAGCAAAAAGACTTTCAGGACAACTTATTGAGTCAAAAGTATTTTTTCCTTTAGCAATATTTATTACTGCATCGCCAATTATATCTACTTGATTGATTGCAAGGCTTATAAAAAAGCGGTTAGCACTAATAGGAGATGTAGGAAGAAATTGTACTGAACCATAATGAAAGTCATAGCGTCCTTTTGTTGTAAGGTAAAAGATAGCTTTCCGCTATTTCCTTTAAGCTCTAAAAATGGCACTGCTCCTAAAACTGCTGGAGGATTAATATCAAAGTTTTGTTGAAATTCGTTAAGTTTATCATTTAGCTTTGGATCCGTTACAATTTGCACTTGGGCTAAAATATTAGTATTAGGTAATAATAATATAAAACAAATGGCAAAAACACATAAACATATGAAAATATAAAGATTGTAGTCTTTTACCCATACTCTATTCTCCTTAAGATTAGTTTGGGGTTTATTATTTTCAGCTAATGAATGCTAAGTTATAAAAAGCTTAAATAAAATTAATTTGTTATCCTAAGACTAAAGACAAAAATTTTTTATTCAATATAACAAATTAAATAAAACTTTTTGCAAAATTAATTGATTCATTTATTAAAGTGATAAATTAACTAAAAGACAGAAAAATATGTTTATTAGCAACTTAGTAACAAGTAGTATTATTAGCTTGGAGCGTTACTAGTTATGGCTAATATAACATATACAACACAAGACCTAATTGATTTAGCACTTAAAAAAAATTTACTTAGCCAGGAAAAGTTAACAGAACTAACAGAACTAAAAATAGTTGACCTGGATAGAGAAAAATTTCTTGATAAGATGCAAGAGTTAGGGCTATTTACTGAAACTGCTAGTAATGAGCTAAAAAGAGAACTTTTAATACTTAGCGAGTTAGACTTATTTAATTCAAACCCTACTTTAATTAAACAACATAATGAATTATCTGTTGAAAACCCTACTTATGATTACAAACTTTCTACACAAGATAATGTTCAAACTATCTTTACCCAAACTTCAGTAGAAAAAGATCCATTAAAAACATTTGCAACTGATAGCAAAAATACTATTAGCCGAGACACGCTTTTTTCTACGTCCAAAAAAATTTCTTCCTCTCGTAATAGCCTGTCAAATGAAGAAAAAAACATATTAAAGAAAATAGGGCGTTATGAAGTTTTTAAGCTTTTAGGTCAAGGGGGAATGGGAAGCGTCTATAAAGCTTATGATGTGGCTTTAGATCGTTATGTAGCATTAAAGTTTATTCATAATAATGATAGTGGAGCTAAACAAAGGCTGATTTTAGAAGGACGAACACAAGCTAGAGTAGATCATCCTAGTATTTGTAAAATATATGAAATAGGTGAAATTGGTAGCGAAATTTTTGTTGCAATGCAATATATTGAGGGCAATACACTTGCTAAAGTTGCCAAAGAATTAAGCTTAGAAGAAAAATTAAAACTAGTAATAGATATTGCAGAAGGCTTGGACGCAGCACATAAACAAGGGCTAGTCCATCGTGATATAAAACCTCAAAATATTATGGTAGAAAAAAAGGCAGATGGTACGCTGCAAGTATCTATCTTAGATTTTGGTTTAGTAAAAGAAGTTTCTAGCAAAGGTATGACTGTTACAGGTGAAATCTTAGGCACTCCTTCTTATATGTCTCCTGAGCAAGCTAGCGGTCAAGTTAATAAAATAGATAGACGAACAGATATTTATTCTCTAGGTGTTACACTTTATGAAATATTAGTTCATAGGCTACCTTTTGAAGGAATTAATCCTATGGATATTTTATTTAAGGTCTTAAATAAAGAAGCTCCCACCTTAAGACAAATAGATCCAAGTATTGCTGTAAATTTAGAAACCATTGTTGCTAAATGTTTAGAAAAAGACCCTCAACGCCGTTACAAAACAGCAAAAGACCTAGCCGAGGATTTAAGACGCTTTCTAGGTGGTAGTGCAATCCAGGCAAGACCCGTTACTTTGTCATATAGAATTTTTCAAAAGGCTAGAAATCATAAGACAGCCGTTATTTCTATAATCCTTACTTTTGCAATAATAATAGTTGCTGCTATTAGCAATTTACGAACAAGATTAAATGCCGCTGAACAAGCCTTTTTAGCTCAAGAATTTGGTCAAAAAGTAAAAGATATTGAACAAACTATGCTGATTGGTAATCTTTTACCTCTTCATGATTTAAGTAGAGAAAAAATTTAGTAAAACGGCAAATAGCTGATATAAAACAACAAATGCAGAAATTAGGTAAAGTTTCTTCTGGCCCAGATAATTATACTTTAGGTCAAGGCTATTTGTTTTTACACGACTATGCTAAAGCTAAATAACACTTAGAAATAGCTTTAGCTAGTGGTTATAATAGCCCAGAATTTTACTATAGTTTAGGTCAAACCCTTGGCGCACTTTATCAAGAAGCACTTATGGAAACTGAGCGTATTACAAACTCAGAACTTCGTAAAGCTCGAGAAGAACAAATAGAAAAAGAATTACGTGATCCTGCCCTTTTATATTTACGTACAAGTAAAACCTCAACTAATATCTCTCCTAGTTACGCAGAAGGATTGATAGCTTTCTATGAAAAGAACTATGAAAAAGCTTTAGAAAAAGCTCAAAAAGCTTTTACAGAAATACCTTTTCTTTTTGAAGCTAAAAAACTAGAAGGTGATATTTATATAAAGTTAGGAGATCTTAAACGAGAAAAGGGAAATTATCCACAGGCAAAAGAAGCTTATAGTAAAGCTGGAGAAGCTTATAAATTGGCTGTAACTATTGGAGAAAGTGCCGATAGTATTTATGAAGGGGAATGTGATCAATATTCTAAAATAATGGATGTAGGCATTATAACTAATGATAAGGAACTCTATCAAACAGCTTATAAAGATGCTATTTCTGCTTGTGATAAAGCTTTAATTGCTAATCCAGAAAGCTCTCCTGTTTATCGTAAAAAATCACGTGTTCTTTGGCGGTTAGGTGAAGAAGTAATGAATACTAATCAAGACCCTACAGAATATTTTGATAAAGCTGTTGCAACAGCCAAAAAAGCTGTTTTTTATGATAATAAAGATGCTTATGCCTATAATAACTTAGGTCATGCTTACGTAAGAAAAAAAATCTATTGAAATAAGACCTACTTATTCAGCTTATAGTAATATTGGCTTAGCAGCTTATCATAAAGCAGATTATGAAGCTAAACATGGAGTTGACCCTGCAAAGTCTTACGAGCTATCAACTAAGCATTTAGAGGAAGCTATAAAACTTAATCCTAAACGTGCAGAAGCTTACAACTATTTAGCTTTAACCTCTATGGGTAAAGCTAATTTACTAATGAATAAAGACTTAGATCCAAGTAAACTATTTGATTTAGCAATTGAGTATAGCCAAAAAGCTGTAGAGTTAGATCCTGATACAGTAGAGCCTTACTATAACCTAGGGCTTATTTATAATAAAAAAGCTTTTTATTATTTAACTAAAAACCTTGACCCTACAGGACTTTTAGAGCAAGCTAGAGAAAATTTTCAAGCAGGTAATAAGCTTGATCCTAATTATCAAAAAATTTATTTAGAGCAAAGTTATTTAGAACTTATGTCTGCTTGTTGGCAAATAATGCAAAATCAAGATCCTAGTAAACTTCTTAATCAAACTAGAAATATTTTAAGCAAAGTATCTAATAGTAAGTCTACTGTTTATAAAATTATGGCAGAAAGCTATTTATGGCAAGCACAGTGGCAAATAAAAAACAGCCAAAACCCGATGCTAGCTATTAATAATGGTTTAACACTAATTAAACAAGCTTTAGAAATAGACCCTGAAAAAGCAGAAATTTTGGCTATCAATGGGCATTTACTTTTACTTAGAGCCAGCCTTGAAAAAAATAATGATCTGGCAAAGGAAGCAGAAAATTTATTACAAAAAGCTATAACAACAAATTTACTCTTAAATCATTATAAACCTTTACTAGAAAAAGCTCGAAACCTACAAAAGTAATATCTTTGTAGAGGGATTTAAAATGGATTTTAAAGTAATGACTTTTAATATTCTTTTTGGTGGTGGCGACACATTACGCTTTCAACAAGTGTTAGAAACTATTGCTAAAGCAACCCCAGATTTTTTAATTTTACAGGAATGCTTAGATTGGCAAGAAAATAATCGTTTAGAACAAGTTGCTGAAATACTTGCAGTTAAGCCAACTAAAGAATTTGCTTATCTTGCTTTAGCGCGTCCTCGTGGGAGTGGTAGCCGCTATAATATTGCTTTGTTTAGTCGTTTTCCAATGATAGAAACCACTACTTATAATGATGATGCTTTTTTAGGCCATTGTATTGTACGCACAAGCATTGATTGGTTAGGTAGTAAAATAAATATTTTTGCTACTCATTTTGATTCACATAATGAAAACTTGCGATTTGTTGAGGCTCGTTATCTACGCTCATTAATTGATAAAAAAGATTTTGAGCAAGGATATTATTTACTAGCAGGTGACTTAAATTCTCTTTCTACAAAAGATCCTTATCCAACAAACTTAGCTGAACTTTTAGAAAAAAGCCAAACTAGCAAATATCACCTTCCTCCACGTTTTGATGTTATTAGTGAGCTAGAATCTTTTGGTTGGATCGATACACTTTATTATAAACAAGTTATTCAACCTAATTGGGTTACGGCTATACGTAGTCGTGGTGATATAAGAATTGATTATAGAACAGATTATATTTTTGCTTCTGCCAAACTAGCACAGAAATTAAATAGAGTGAAAATTATTGATTGTGTAAATGCTTCAGATCATTTTCCTGTCCTAGGAACATTTGAAAAAGAAAAAGCGAGCAACAATACTCGCTAAAAAGTAAGTAATAAAGGAAACTTATAGAGTATGAAAATTTAAGTGTTTATCATTTGCATCAAGTTTTCTATTGCAACAAACTCTTCTATATTTGTTCCAACTTTGGCAAATATCATTGAGGTGACAATTGCTGAAGCAGCATGTTCTGCCATTAGGCTAAATAATTCAAAGTCTGTTTGGGAAAAGGCAGATTTATGAGCTAGTAAATTATAAATTACTATTACACCAATGACTTTGTTAAAGGCTTTTAAGGGGATGCAAGCAATAGGGTCATGCGTTTCGCTATCAGCCATAGAAATAAAAATTTCTCCACTTTGAGCCGCTTTGCTAATAGCGTTATCTCCAGATGAAAACACTTTTTGGTTATTTAATGGCTCACCTTCACCAGCAATTACTTGAAATTGTTTTGTTGCTTCATCTTGCCAAAGAATAATAAACGACTCAGAACCTACATGATTAATAATTATTTCTTTAATAATTTCTACTACTTCGCTAAATTGGAAAGTGGAATGTAGGCGGGAAATTGTTACATAAAGATTTGCTAAAGTTTCATTTTGTTCTTCAAGCTCTAAATAACGTAAATAATGGTTATGAGATTCTGAATCTGCTTTAGTAAATTCTTCTTTTATTAAATCAAGTTCTTTTTGTAAACGGTTGTTTTCTTTAGCAATATATTCAAACCGATCTTCTAAAGAACCTACTAGTTCTTCGGGTTTTGTGCGTTCTGAAGTGCTTACTTCTGTATCAACTCTTCTTAATGTGGCTACCATAAGTCGTAGCCGTTCATTTTCTTTTAATAAACTTTGTGTAAAAAGTTTTGTTTCTTCTAAAACCTTAATAATTAATTCTTGCTTGCTATTAGACATAACACTTCCCACTGCTGAATTTTTGGCATTATAGCAAGCCATCCTAACCAATGCGAGAGTATTTAGCTATTTTTAATGTGTTGTAAAATAAAAGTCCTATTAGTTTTGAAACAATAAATTCTACCTAGGCAGATCTGTTATAACTGTCCTGCTTGAGTTAAGAAGTTTTGCACCTCATTTTGAGGACAATAACGAGCTAATTCTTGGATAAAAGAGCCATAAAATTTCTGTGGTTCAAAGTCCTGTAAGACTCTAGCTTGTTCTGCATGTTTGATCGCACTAACAACA
Proteins encoded:
- a CDS encoding tetratricopeptide repeat protein, yielding MGKANLLMNKDLDPSKLFDLAIEYSQKAVELDPDTVEPYYNLGLIYNKKAFYYLTKNLDPTGLLEQARENFQAGNKLDPNYQKIYLEQSYLELMSACWQIMQNQDPSKLLNQTRNILSKVSNSKSTVYKIMAESYLWQAQWQIKNSQNPMLAINNGLTLIKQALEIDPEKAEILAINGHLLLLRASLEKNNDLAKEAENLLQKAITTNLLLNHYKPLLEKARNLQK
- a CDS encoding tetratricopeptide repeat protein, which produces MRGECHRYSRIMEVAIINSEKDLYQTAYQEALSACDKALIANPESATAYRKKSRVFWRRGEEIISTNQDPTEYLDKAIEMGQKAIFYNDKDIYAYNNLGNAYLKKATYQQKIDLDPEENLSLAAENYLKAIELNPNFAFTYNGLGLVYWRRGAYLIENDKDGCPFG
- a CDS encoding serine/threonine protein kinase, translated to MANITYTTQDLIDLALKKNLLSQEKLTELTELKIVDLDREKFLDKMQELGLFTETASNELKRELLILSELDLFNSNPTLIKQHNELSVENPTYDYKLSTQDNVQTIFTQTSVEKDPLKTFATDSKNTISRDTLFSTSKKISSSRNSLSNEEKNILKKIGRYEVFKLLGQGGMGSVYKAYDVALDRYVALKFIHNNDSGAKQRLILEGRTQARVDHPSICKIYEIGEIGSEIFVAMQYIEGNTLAKVAKELSLEEKLKLVIDIAEGLDAAHKQGLVHRDIKPQNIMVEKKADGTLQVSILDFGLVKEVSSKGMTVTGEILGTPSYMSPEQASGQVNKIDRRTDIYSLGVTLYEILVHRLPFEGINPMDILFKVLNKEAPTLRQIDPSIAVNLETIVAKCLEKDPQRRYKTAKDLAEDLRRFLGGSAIQARPVTLSYRIFQKARNHKTAVISIILTFAIIIVAAISNLRTRLNAAEQAFLAQEFGQKVKDIEQTMLIGNLLPLHDLSREKI
- a CDS encoding GAF domain-containing protein; this encodes MSNSKQELIIKVLEETKLFTQSLLKENERLRLMVATLRRVDTEVSTSERTKPEELVGSLEDRFEYIAKENNRLQKELDLIKEEFTKADSESHNHYLRYLELEEQNETLANLYVTISRLHSTFQFSEVVEIIKEIIINHVGSESFIILWQDEATKQFQVIAGEGEPLNNQKVFSSGDNAISKAAQSGEIFISMADSETHDPIACIPLKAFNKVIGVIVIYNLLAHKSAFSQTDFELFSLMAEHAASAIVTSMIFAKVGTNIEEFVAIENLMQMINT
- a CDS encoding endonuclease/exonuclease/phosphatase family protein, whose amino-acid sequence is MDFKVMTFNILFGGGDTLRFQQVLETIAKATPDFLILQECLDWQENNRLEQVAEILAVKPTKEFAYLALARPRGSGSRYNIALFSRFPMIETTTYNDDAFLGHCIVRTSIDWLGSKINIFATHFDSHNENLRFVEARYLRSLIDKKDFEQGYYLLAGDLNSLSTKDPYPTNLAELLEKSQTSKYHLPPRFDVISELESFGWIDTLYYKQVIQPNWVTAIRSRGDIRIDYRTDYIFASAKLAQKLNRVKIIDCVNASDHFPVLGTFEKEKASNNTR